A single genomic interval of Luteolibacter arcticus harbors:
- a CDS encoding DUF5107 domain-containing protein, translating into MSVIAKLESLVIPTYPVGEPEKNPLFFEKRVYQGSNGKVYPVPFIDKVHDHPEQVCYRSARLENELVKLVMLPEIGGRIFIGQDKSNRDYDFFYRQDVIKPALVGLAGPWISGGVEFNWPQHHRPGTFLPADVAIEEEPDGVRTIWFSEHDPIHRLKGMHGIRLRPGSSLIELRGRLFNRTAMTRTFLWWANVAARVHDRYQAFFPPDVHYVADHAVRAQSSFPHATQPYYGVPYQERPGKADLSWYKNIPVPTSYMVCQTRFDFFGGYDFEADGGFVHVADRHIAPGKKQWTWGNHDFGYAWDRELTDTNGPYVELMAGVYTDNQPDFSYLLPYETKTFSQFWWPIQGLGPVQNASTRAALRLVVDEKRGIDFGVAVPEAMPGARIVLREGERILIDETVDLVPGPAWRKAGLRLKEESERALSARVYDGHGKEVLSYRPVDRTTLVRERQVATQPAAPAEMASADELYFTGEHLEQYRHPTRAPELYWEEALRRDPADARCRTALGRRALERGEFVVAAEHLRIATGRLTSHHPNPVNGEAHYYLGITLGWLDDGEGSRDALAKSAWNAEWRGAANYQLAALDCRSGEWQRALGYLEEALDVNRRNAKAIVLKARCLRHLGLEDEAVVVLDQALAHDPLDHWARWEREGGSTAFAELTRNDGQTILDLAFDYIGSGFREEAVRLIRWHHAHPVPQSAVPNPLAATPMTRYLLAWLLASAVALEGARPQSPDRFFPSRLEEYVVLLWAVDQPGNDPVAAYALGNFLYDRKRHGEAIAAWERSLAEGAKFATVHRNLGIAYWNQHRDGLAARASYEKALAADPCDARLLAEFDQLRKKLNDPLADRLTFLEERRQLVLERDDCAVELATLYNLTGQPARALELLTTRRFHPWEGGEGSVLRQFTTAHLALGREALEAGDAKQAYAHFSHAMDTPANLGEAYHLLQAKADVNYWLGRSLIVLGREEKALRCFEASAAEDGDFSDMAVTAHSPLSWFRGLSLRELGQRVEAREFFESLRAFGEAKLDEKAEIDYFATSLPNLLVFDEDLQARRDAENHLLIAIACHGLSRNDEALHHLERTLAFSNSDAHAVELSRRLACRAEEIRRENEAECSV; encoded by the coding sequence ATGTCTGTCATTGCAAAACTTGAGTCTCTGGTGATCCCCACCTACCCGGTCGGCGAGCCGGAGAAGAATCCTCTGTTCTTTGAGAAGCGCGTCTATCAGGGATCGAACGGCAAGGTCTATCCGGTGCCGTTCATCGACAAGGTGCACGACCATCCAGAGCAAGTGTGCTACCGGTCGGCGCGTTTGGAGAACGAACTCGTGAAGTTGGTCATGCTGCCGGAGATCGGCGGGCGCATCTTCATCGGCCAGGACAAGTCGAACCGCGACTACGACTTCTTTTACCGTCAGGATGTCATCAAGCCGGCCTTGGTCGGCCTGGCCGGGCCATGGATTTCCGGCGGGGTGGAGTTCAACTGGCCGCAACACCATCGCCCGGGCACCTTCCTGCCGGCGGATGTCGCGATCGAGGAGGAGCCGGACGGCGTCCGCACGATTTGGTTCAGCGAACATGATCCGATCCACCGACTCAAGGGCATGCACGGGATCCGGCTGCGACCGGGATCTTCACTGATCGAATTGCGCGGACGGCTCTTCAACCGCACCGCCATGACACGGACCTTCCTGTGGTGGGCGAATGTCGCGGCGAGGGTTCATGATCGCTATCAGGCGTTCTTCCCGCCGGACGTGCACTACGTAGCCGATCACGCGGTGCGGGCGCAGTCGTCCTTTCCTCATGCCACGCAGCCCTACTACGGCGTGCCCTATCAAGAGCGGCCGGGCAAGGCTGACCTGAGCTGGTACAAGAACATCCCGGTGCCGACCAGCTACATGGTCTGCCAGACCCGCTTCGATTTCTTCGGCGGCTATGACTTCGAGGCGGACGGGGGATTCGTCCATGTCGCGGACCGTCACATCGCGCCGGGCAAGAAGCAGTGGACCTGGGGCAACCACGATTTCGGCTATGCGTGGGACCGCGAGCTGACGGACACCAACGGGCCGTATGTCGAGTTGATGGCGGGCGTCTATACGGATAACCAGCCGGACTTCAGCTATCTGCTTCCCTACGAAACGAAGACCTTCTCCCAATTCTGGTGGCCGATCCAGGGGCTCGGCCCGGTGCAGAACGCCAGCACTCGCGCAGCGTTGCGCCTAGTCGTGGATGAGAAGCGAGGAATCGACTTCGGCGTCGCTGTTCCAGAGGCGATGCCGGGAGCTCGGATCGTGCTGCGTGAGGGCGAGCGGATACTCATCGATGAAACGGTGGATTTGGTCCCCGGTCCTGCCTGGCGGAAAGCCGGCTTGCGACTGAAGGAGGAAAGTGAACGCGCACTCTCGGCCAGAGTCTATGATGGCCACGGCAAGGAAGTGCTGTCCTACCGCCCGGTGGATCGCACCACACTCGTTCGCGAGCGCCAGGTGGCAACCCAACCGGCGGCACCCGCGGAGATGGCCTCGGCGGACGAACTCTATTTCACCGGCGAACACTTGGAGCAGTATCGCCATCCCACCCGGGCGCCGGAACTCTATTGGGAGGAGGCGCTGCGTCGCGATCCGGCGGATGCCCGCTGCCGTACGGCGCTGGGCCGGCGTGCGCTGGAACGCGGCGAGTTTGTCGTGGCAGCGGAGCATCTCCGCATCGCGACCGGCCGCTTGACCTCGCATCACCCGAATCCGGTGAATGGGGAGGCTCACTATTATCTCGGGATCACTTTGGGCTGGTTGGACGACGGGGAGGGTAGCCGCGATGCCCTTGCGAAATCGGCGTGGAATGCCGAGTGGCGGGGAGCTGCCAACTATCAGCTCGCCGCGCTCGATTGCCGGAGCGGGGAGTGGCAGCGCGCGCTCGGATACCTCGAGGAGGCACTCGATGTGAACCGCCGCAACGCCAAGGCCATCGTGCTGAAGGCTCGCTGCCTGCGCCATCTCGGACTGGAAGACGAGGCGGTGGTGGTTCTGGATCAGGCGTTGGCGCACGACCCGCTGGACCACTGGGCGCGCTGGGAGAGGGAGGGTGGCAGCACGGCGTTCGCCGAACTTACCCGCAACGATGGCCAGACGATCCTGGATCTCGCCTTCGACTACATCGGGAGTGGCTTCCGTGAAGAGGCCGTGCGGTTGATCCGCTGGCACCACGCCCACCCGGTACCGCAGTCCGCCGTGCCGAACCCCTTGGCCGCCACGCCGATGACCCGGTATCTGCTGGCATGGCTGCTGGCCAGCGCGGTGGCGCTCGAAGGCGCGCGCCCGCAATCGCCGGATCGCTTCTTTCCCTCGCGACTGGAGGAATACGTGGTGCTCCTGTGGGCGGTGGACCAGCCGGGGAACGATCCGGTGGCCGCCTACGCGCTGGGCAACTTCCTCTACGACCGCAAGCGTCATGGCGAGGCAATCGCCGCCTGGGAACGCTCCCTTGCCGAGGGGGCGAAGTTCGCGACCGTTCACCGCAACCTGGGGATCGCCTATTGGAACCAGCACCGCGACGGACTCGCAGCACGCGCGAGCTATGAGAAGGCGCTTGCCGCGGATCCCTGCGATGCACGGTTGCTCGCCGAGTTCGACCAACTTCGCAAGAAGCTCAACGATCCTCTGGCGGACCGCCTGACTTTCCTGGAAGAGCGCCGCCAGCTTGTGCTGGAGCGGGACGACTGCGCGGTGGAACTTGCCACGCTCTACAACCTCACCGGCCAGCCGGCGCGGGCGCTCGAACTGCTCACCACCCGTCGCTTCCATCCATGGGAAGGAGGTGAAGGCTCTGTCCTCCGGCAATTTACGACCGCGCATCTCGCCTTGGGGCGCGAGGCATTGGAGGCGGGTGATGCGAAACAGGCCTATGCCCACTTCTCCCATGCCATGGACACCCCGGCCAATCTGGGCGAGGCCTACCACCTCCTCCAGGCAAAGGCGGACGTGAACTACTGGTTGGGTCGCAGCTTGATCGTCCTCGGTCGCGAGGAAAAAGCGCTGCGTTGTTTCGAAGCGAGTGCCGCGGAAGACGGCGATTTCTCCGACATGGCGGTGACCGCCCACAGCCCGCTGAGCTGGTTCCGCGGTCTTTCCCTGCGCGAGCTTGGCCAACGCGTGGAAGCCCGCGAGTTCTTCGAGTCGCTGCGCGCCTTCGGCGAAGCGAAGCTGGACGAAAAAGCGGAGATCGACTACTTCGCGACCTCGTTGCCGAACCTGTTGGTCTTTGATGAAGACCTGCAGGCGCGCCGGGATGCCGAGAATCATCTGCTCATCGCGATCGCGTGCCACGGCCTGAGCCGTAACGACGAAGCCCTGCATCACCTCGAACGGACGTTGGCTTTCAGCAACTCCGATGCCCATGCGGTCGAACTCTCCCGCAGGCTTGCTTGTCGGGCTGAGGAGATCCGACGAGAGAACGAGGCGGAGTGCAGCGTCTGA
- a CDS encoding PSD1 and planctomycete cytochrome C domain-containing protein, with product MFRSSRSIFLLPVFFLALAGGGGKLQAATPVLPEQVTFNAHIRPIFSNTCFACHGFDKSHRKADLRLDIPEGAYAKLKDSEEHAIVPGKPDESAIWRHIISKDPKQVMPPPEFHKDLTELQKQLIRRWIQQGAKYEQHWAFAPVVKAAAPALTKHAEAVANPIDAFVLAKLETEKLDPSPEADKATLLRRLSLDLIGLPPTPAEVAAFLADQSPDAYAKQVERLLASPHYGERMAVPWLDVVRFADTVGYHGDQNQRIYPYRDYVINAFNDNKPFDQFTTEQLAGDLLPSATDEQRIATGFLRLNLMTREGGAQEKEYLAKYAGDRVRAIGAAWLGLTTGCAECHDHKFDPLTAKDFYSLGAFFDDVRQWGVYSNQSYSTTKDLVGFDNTSPFPPEIHAPNAAIRKRLLTLQEDGVATLSASGTADGPAFQLWKQRAASFVSAHPTGWAVLEPREVSPAKKTPHEVQQDQSILFTGPPVKDEVITLKLELPDVAVRSLRLEVLPDARNAGKIGRQANGKFTVTPTFAIDATPLKIAWSQADRRTPAKYTEGNPSPLLEPKWTSAPAPFEEPLDAASRPHHALYHLAETQPATRGRLLTITLATADIGRVRISITPFGDAVPGLTNALRGELAVALKSPPNALTDTQRRELVAGWLQSTTPDAKLPAAYRTIRDAIVKCRAGYAWSLVAQSLSADKIRKSHILPRGNWAAPAEEVLPAVPAFLPQASLAGKTGRLTRLDLATWLTAADNPLPARQFANRLWKQFFGKGLSNVLDDLGNQGEWPSHPQLLDWLAAEFRDSGWDVKHVVRLIVTSRTYRQRSAGRPELADRDPANRLLCEQSPRRLDAEFVRDNVLSISGLLEDDLIGGPSAKPYQPAGYYANLNFPQRDYAADTGDQQYRRGLYMHWQRTFMHPMLAGFDAPSREECAADRLQSNSPQQALILLNDPSFVEAARSFALRLLAEHAAAGDEERVRAAIRTALGRDAKPAELKSLTAFLAQQRDDYAAKPEDAVAFLKIGLSDHGESHPPAELAAWAQVCRVILNLHETLTRY from the coding sequence ATGTTCCGCTCAAGCCGATCGATCTTTCTCCTGCCGGTTTTCTTCCTCGCGCTCGCGGGAGGCGGCGGGAAACTGCAGGCCGCCACCCCGGTCTTGCCCGAGCAGGTCACCTTCAATGCCCATATCCGGCCGATCTTCTCGAACACGTGCTTCGCCTGCCATGGCTTCGACAAGTCCCATCGCAAGGCCGACCTGCGGCTCGACATTCCAGAAGGTGCCTATGCGAAGCTAAAGGACTCGGAGGAGCACGCGATCGTCCCGGGCAAGCCCGACGAAAGCGCCATCTGGCGGCACATCATTTCGAAAGATCCCAAGCAGGTGATGCCGCCGCCCGAGTTCCACAAGGATCTAACGGAGCTGCAGAAGCAGCTCATCCGGCGGTGGATCCAGCAGGGTGCGAAGTATGAGCAGCACTGGGCCTTCGCTCCCGTGGTGAAAGCCGCAGCACCGGCTCTAACAAAACACGCGGAAGCGGTCGCCAATCCGATCGATGCCTTCGTGCTGGCGAAGCTGGAAACAGAGAAGCTCGATCCGTCTCCCGAGGCGGACAAGGCCACGTTGTTGCGGCGCCTTTCGCTGGATCTCATCGGGCTCCCGCCGACACCCGCGGAAGTCGCAGCCTTCCTCGCGGATCAAAGTCCCGATGCCTATGCGAAGCAGGTCGAGCGTCTGTTGGCCTCTCCGCATTATGGCGAGCGCATGGCCGTCCCGTGGCTGGACGTCGTTCGTTTCGCGGACACCGTCGGCTACCACGGCGACCAGAATCAGCGGATCTATCCCTACCGGGACTATGTCATCAATGCCTTCAACGACAACAAGCCCTTCGATCAGTTCACCACCGAACAACTCGCTGGCGATCTGCTGCCAAGCGCGACCGATGAGCAACGCATCGCCACCGGATTTCTCCGTCTCAATTTGATGACCCGCGAAGGTGGCGCGCAGGAGAAGGAATACCTCGCGAAATATGCCGGTGACCGCGTGCGCGCCATCGGGGCCGCTTGGCTCGGCCTGACCACCGGCTGCGCCGAATGCCACGATCACAAGTTCGATCCGCTCACGGCCAAGGATTTCTATTCGTTGGGAGCCTTCTTCGACGATGTCCGTCAGTGGGGCGTCTATTCCAATCAATCCTACAGCACGACCAAGGATCTGGTGGGTTTCGACAACACCTCGCCGTTCCCGCCGGAAATCCACGCGCCGAACGCGGCGATCCGCAAGCGGCTGCTCACGCTGCAGGAGGATGGCGTTGCGACGCTGTCGGCCTCCGGTACGGCGGACGGTCCCGCCTTCCAACTGTGGAAGCAGCGCGCGGCCTCCTTCGTCTCCGCTCATCCCACGGGCTGGGCGGTACTCGAACCCAGGGAAGTCAGCCCCGCCAAGAAGACTCCGCACGAGGTGCAACAGGATCAATCAATCCTCTTCACCGGCCCGCCGGTGAAGGACGAAGTGATCACGCTCAAGCTCGAGCTGCCGGATGTCGCCGTGCGCTCGCTGCGGCTCGAAGTGCTGCCGGACGCCAGAAATGCGGGCAAGATCGGCCGCCAGGCGAATGGCAAGTTCACGGTGACGCCCACCTTCGCGATCGATGCCACGCCCTTGAAGATCGCGTGGTCCCAAGCGGACCGCCGCACACCCGCCAAATACACGGAGGGCAATCCTTCACCCCTGCTAGAGCCAAAGTGGACGTCGGCGCCCGCACCGTTTGAGGAGCCGCTGGACGCCGCTTCCCGGCCGCATCACGCTCTTTACCATCTTGCCGAAACCCAGCCCGCCACACGCGGACGGCTTCTAACAATCACGCTCGCGACCGCCGACATCGGTCGCGTCCGCATCAGCATCACTCCTTTCGGTGATGCCGTGCCCGGACTTACCAACGCCCTTCGCGGTGAACTCGCGGTCGCACTGAAGTCTCCGCCAAACGCTCTAACAGACACCCAGCGCCGCGAACTGGTCGCGGGCTGGTTGCAGTCGACCACACCGGACGCGAAGCTTCCCGCGGCCTACCGGACGATCCGTGACGCGATCGTCAAATGCCGCGCCGGCTACGCCTGGTCGCTGGTTGCCCAATCGCTTTCTGCCGACAAGATAAGGAAGTCCCACATCCTGCCGCGTGGCAATTGGGCAGCGCCCGCCGAAGAAGTGCTGCCTGCTGTTCCCGCCTTCCTGCCTCAGGCGTCGCTGGCAGGAAAGACCGGGCGTCTAACCCGTCTTGATCTCGCCACCTGGCTCACGGCCGCGGACAACCCGCTGCCTGCCCGCCAGTTTGCCAACCGCTTGTGGAAGCAGTTCTTCGGCAAAGGTCTCTCGAATGTCCTCGATGACCTAGGCAACCAGGGCGAATGGCCGTCGCATCCCCAACTCCTTGACTGGCTGGCCGCAGAGTTCCGCGATTCCGGCTGGGACGTGAAACACGTGGTTCGTCTCATCGTGACGAGCCGCACTTACCGCCAGCGCTCGGCAGGACGGCCGGAGCTGGCAGATCGCGACCCCGCCAACCGCTTGCTCTGCGAACAATCGCCGCGCCGGCTCGATGCCGAGTTCGTCCGCGACAACGTCCTCTCGATCTCAGGATTGTTAGAGGACGATCTGATCGGCGGACCCAGCGCGAAGCCCTATCAGCCCGCCGGCTACTACGCGAATCTCAACTTCCCGCAGCGCGACTACGCAGCCGATACCGGAGACCAGCAGTACCGCCGCGGCCTCTACATGCATTGGCAGCGGACCTTCATGCACCCGATGCTGGCGGGCTTCGATGCTCCCAGCCGCGAGGAGTGCGCCGCCGACCGCTTGCAATCGAACAGCCCGCAGCAGGCACTCATCTTGCTCAATGATCCTAGCTTCGTGGAGGCGGCCCGCAGCTTCGCCTTGCGCCTGCTGGCGGAGCATGCGGCAGCAGGCGATGAGGAGAGAGTCCGCGCCGCCATCCGCACCGCGCTGGGTCGCGATGCAAAGCCTGCTGAGCTGAAGTCCCTCACGGCTTTCCTCGCGCAACAGCGCGACGACTATGCCGCCAAGCCTGAAGACGCCGTCGCTTTCCTTAAGATCGGCCTTTCCGATCACGGCGAGAGCCACCCGCCTGCCGAGCTTGCCGCCTGGGCGCAAGTCTGCCGCGTGATCCTCAACCTCCACGAAACCCTGACCCGCTACTGA
- a CDS encoding sugar porter family MFS transporter — translation MALVTTSAAADEVIPLDERHGGYLWMIALIAALGGLLFGYDWVVIGGAAPFYEEFFHLTEAEDRGWAQSCALIGCLAGALLSGGLSDRFGRKGLLVVSAVLFAVTSVGTGLANSFNAFVAWRMLGGVAIGLASNLSPMYIAEIAPSAIRGRLVSLNQFTIVTGVLLAQVVNLWVAQKMPYALSWLPAGDKEALSAWNHTSGWRWMFGITVVPSILFLIGMLVVPESPRWLVKKGRPEQAEKILSRIGGPNYARRVLGSIEGTVESGEKVAFRELLEPKMLRILLLGIGLAVFQQWCGINVIFNYAGEIFRSAGYSIDDTLQNIAWTGSVNLVFTLVAMAVVDKLGRRPLMLAGSAGLALVYVLIGFCYYKGMLGGSVLTLVLMAIACYAATLAPVTWVVISEIFPNRIRGAAMSTAVFFLWLACFVLTYTFPIMNEKFGAANTFWTYAGICVLGFLLVKRRLPETKGKSLEQIERELVD, via the coding sequence ATGGCTCTAGTGACGACATCTGCCGCTGCGGACGAGGTGATTCCGCTCGACGAAAGGCATGGGGGCTACCTGTGGATGATCGCGCTGATTGCCGCGCTGGGAGGACTGTTGTTCGGCTACGATTGGGTAGTGATCGGTGGCGCGGCACCCTTCTATGAGGAATTCTTCCATTTGACCGAAGCAGAGGATCGCGGCTGGGCGCAGAGTTGCGCTTTAATCGGTTGCCTGGCGGGCGCACTGCTTTCCGGCGGCTTGAGCGACCGCTTCGGGCGCAAGGGGCTGCTCGTGGTTTCAGCCGTCTTGTTCGCGGTTACCTCCGTGGGCACGGGCCTGGCTAACAGCTTCAATGCTTTCGTCGCATGGCGGATGCTCGGCGGGGTGGCGATCGGCTTGGCCTCGAATCTATCGCCGATGTATATTGCGGAGATCGCGCCCTCCGCCATTCGCGGCCGATTGGTTTCGCTGAACCAGTTCACCATCGTGACCGGCGTGCTGCTGGCGCAGGTGGTGAATCTGTGGGTGGCCCAGAAGATGCCCTATGCGCTGTCATGGCTGCCTGCGGGGGACAAGGAGGCTTTGTCGGCGTGGAACCACACGAGCGGCTGGCGCTGGATGTTCGGCATCACGGTGGTGCCTTCGATCCTGTTCTTGATCGGCATGCTGGTGGTTCCGGAAAGCCCCCGCTGGCTGGTGAAGAAGGGCCGGCCCGAGCAGGCGGAGAAGATCCTCTCACGGATCGGCGGACCGAATTACGCGCGGCGCGTCCTTGGTTCCATCGAAGGCACCGTGGAGTCCGGCGAGAAGGTCGCATTCCGCGAACTCTTGGAGCCGAAGATGCTGCGCATTCTCTTGTTGGGGATTGGCTTGGCCGTCTTCCAGCAATGGTGCGGCATCAATGTGATCTTCAACTATGCCGGGGAGATCTTCCGCTCGGCGGGCTATAGCATCGACGACACGCTGCAGAACATTGCGTGGACCGGTTCGGTCAACCTCGTGTTCACGCTGGTGGCGATGGCGGTGGTGGACAAGCTCGGCCGCCGGCCCTTGATGCTGGCGGGTTCGGCGGGACTCGCGCTGGTCTACGTGCTGATCGGTTTCTGTTACTACAAGGGCATGCTGGGGGGTAGCGTGCTGACTCTGGTACTCATGGCGATCGCTTGCTACGCGGCCACCCTGGCACCCGTGACGTGGGTGGTGATTTCGGAGATCTTCCCGAACCGGATTCGGGGCGCTGCGATGTCCACGGCGGTGTTCTTCCTGTGGCTGGCTTGCTTCGTCCTCACCTACACCTTCCCGATCATGAACGAGAAGTTCGGAGCGGCGAACACCTTCTGGACCTACGCCGGGATCTGCGTGCTCGGCTTCCTGCTGGTGAAGCGGCGGCTGCCTGAAACGAAGGGCAAGAGCCTGGAGCAAATCGAACGCGAACTCGTGGACTGA
- a CDS encoding DUF1501 domain-containing protein, with the protein MKHPFIDQLERHQLDWSRRTFLQRSFAGLGGLAFSKLMGAGQSPEAAGLPFIQGQGGLHFPARAKRVVHLCMAGGPSHLESFDPKPQLDALNGKEFPASFTAGQQLAQLQGAKLIARGSFTKFKRYGQSGIEISDLFPHIGSIADDICVVRSMVTEQINHDPAHAFMNSGSILKGRPSMGSWLLYGLGAESQNLPGYVVMISRGSDPDQPVSARQWSAGFLPSKFQGVQFQSKGSAVHYVGSPDGVCQSTQRQVIDEIRRLNGMLAEDRFDPEIETRMSQYEMAFRMQTSVPDLTDMRDEPKHILDMYGVKTPGDGSFASNCLLARRMLERGVRFVQLYHRGWDHHGEIVAKMTESAKRTDQASAALVKDLKQRGLLEDTLVIWGGEFGRTPMGQGSGRDHHIKGFSLWMAGAGIKPGIVHGATDELGYASVQDIVHVRDLHATLLQQFGIDHARFTHKFQGLDLKLTGVEEAKVVKAILA; encoded by the coding sequence ATGAAACATCCCTTCATCGACCAACTCGAGCGCCATCAACTCGACTGGAGCCGCCGCACCTTCCTCCAGCGCAGCTTCGCCGGATTGGGCGGGCTGGCGTTTTCCAAACTCATGGGTGCTGGTCAAAGTCCGGAAGCTGCCGGATTGCCCTTCATCCAAGGACAGGGCGGCCTGCACTTTCCGGCGCGGGCGAAACGCGTGGTGCATCTCTGCATGGCCGGCGGTCCATCACATCTCGAGTCCTTCGATCCGAAGCCGCAGCTTGATGCGCTCAACGGCAAGGAGTTCCCCGCATCCTTCACCGCGGGGCAGCAGCTAGCGCAGTTGCAGGGTGCCAAGCTGATTGCCCGTGGATCGTTCACGAAGTTCAAGCGATACGGGCAAAGTGGCATCGAGATCTCCGACCTGTTCCCGCACATCGGCTCGATCGCAGACGACATCTGCGTGGTCCGCTCGATGGTCACCGAACAGATCAACCACGACCCGGCGCACGCGTTCATGAACAGCGGCTCGATCCTGAAAGGCCGCCCCAGCATGGGCTCGTGGCTGCTCTACGGACTCGGCGCGGAGTCGCAGAATCTACCCGGCTACGTCGTCATGATCTCGCGCGGCTCGGACCCGGACCAACCGGTCTCGGCTCGCCAATGGAGCGCCGGCTTCCTGCCGAGCAAGTTCCAGGGCGTGCAGTTCCAAAGCAAGGGCAGCGCGGTCCACTACGTGGGCAGTCCCGATGGCGTCTGCCAATCCACCCAGAGGCAGGTCATCGACGAGATCCGCCGGCTCAATGGCATGCTTGCCGAGGACCGTTTCGATCCCGAGATCGAAACGCGGATGAGCCAGTACGAAATGGCCTTCCGCATGCAGACCTCGGTGCCGGACCTCACCGACATGCGCGATGAGCCGAAGCACATTCTCGACATGTATGGCGTGAAGACGCCGGGCGATGGCTCCTTCGCAAGCAATTGCCTGCTCGCGCGGCGCATGCTCGAGCGCGGCGTCCGTTTCGTGCAGCTCTATCACCGCGGCTGGGACCATCACGGGGAGATCGTGGCGAAGATGACCGAGTCTGCCAAACGCACCGACCAGGCCTCCGCGGCACTGGTCAAGGACCTGAAACAGCGCGGCCTGCTCGAAGACACGCTCGTCATCTGGGGCGGTGAATTCGGCCGCACCCCGATGGGGCAGGGAAGTGGCCGCGATCACCACATCAAGGGCTTCAGCCTGTGGATGGCCGGTGCGGGAATCAAACCGGGCATCGTCCATGGGGCCACCGACGAACTCGGCTACGCCTCGGTCCAGGACATCGTCCACGTCCGCGATCTCCATGCCACGCTGCTCCAGCAGTTCGGGATCGACCACGCCCGCTTCACCCACAAGTTCCAAGGGCTCGATCTCAAGCTCACCGGCGTGGAGGAGGCGAAGGTGGTGAAGGCGATTTTGGCGTAG